In Streptococcus uberis, a single window of DNA contains:
- the macP gene encoding cell wall synthase accessory phosphoprotein MacP encodes MRKALLTDDIIEKAKRGDVIEDDFDVDSETKIMTFSDDRDDSHSNRIYKSRRIENAKRNQFQSKLNLLLIALVLLIALLIYAVFNL; translated from the coding sequence ATGAGAAAAGCCTTATTAACGGATGACATTATTGAGAAAGCTAAGCGCGGTGATGTCATTGAGGATGATTTTGATGTTGATTCTGAGACAAAAATCATGACTTTTTCTGATGACCGTGATGATTCCCATTCAAATAGAATTTATAAAAGTCGCAGAATAGAAAATGCTAAAAGAAATCAATTTCAGTCTAAGCTAAATCTCTTACTGATTGCTTTGGTATTGTTGATTGCTTTATTAATCTATGCTGTTTTCAACCTCTAA